tataattatatacaggagaggtataacatatactagctgtacatatataattatatacagtgtatacccaggttataccagctgtacatgtataattatatacagtgtatacccaggttatactagctgtacatatataattatatacaggcgaggtataacttatactagctgtacatatataattatatacagtatatacccaggttataccagctgtacatatataattatatacagtatatatccaggctataccagctgtacatataattatatacaggagaggtataccctataccagctgtacatgtataataatatacagtatatatccaggctataccagctgtacatataattatatacaggagaggtataacttataccagctgcacatatataattatatacaggagatacacaggttacaccagcatgctacatatcactatatacaggattagagatgagcgagcaccaaaatgctcgggtgctcgttactcgagacgagcttttcgcgatgctcgagggttcgtttcgagtaacgaaccccattgaagtcatgggcgacccgagcatttgtttatatcgccgatgctcgctaaggttttcatttgtgaaaatctgggcaattcaagaaagtgatgggaacgacacagcaacggatagggcaggcgaggggctacatgttgggctgcatctcaagttcacaggtcccactactaagccacaatagcggcacgagtgggcccccccccccaacaacttttacttctgaaaagccctcattagcaatgcataccttagctaagcaccacactacctccaacaaagcacaatcactgcctgcatgacactccgctgccacttctcctgggttacatgctgcccaaccccccccccccacgacccagtgtccacagcgcacaccaaactgtccctgcccagccttcagctgcactcatgccacgccaccctcatgtctatttataagtgcgtctgccatgaggaggaaccgcaggcacacactgcagagggttggcacggctaggcagcgaccctctttaaaaggggcggggcgatagtccacaatgctgtacagaagcaatgagaaatcctgtgccacctctatctggagctgcacacgtgggcatagcaatggtgaacctatgtgccacacactatttattctgtgaaggtgtctgcatgccccagtcagaccgcggttttttataaatagtcacaggcaggtacaactccgcaatgggaattccgtgtgcacccacagaatgggtgggtgccaggaagccaccggcggtacataaaaatatcccattgcattgcccatcacagctgaggtaagaatgtcatgtttaatgcaggtgggcttcggcccacactgcatgccccagtcagactggggttctttagaagtggacacatgcagttacaactccctgtggacccacagcatgggtggctccctggaacccaccggcggtacataaatatatcccattgcagtgcccaacacagctgatgttacgtcagctgtaatgcaggtgggcaaaaaattaaatggattacactgtaggcgagggcccccaaaaattggtgtaccaacaatactaatgtacctgagaaaaattgcccatgcccaaccaagagggcaggtgaaacccattaatcgctttggttaatgtggcttaattggtaactaggcctggaggcagcccagttaaaataaaaattggttcaggtgaaagtttcaacgctttaatgagcattgaaacgtataaaaattgtttagaaaaattatatgagtgagccttgtgggcctaagaaaaattgcccgttcgacgtgattatgtgaggtttcaggaggaggagcaggaggaggaggaggaatattatacacagattgatgaatcaaaaaggtccccgtttttgatggtgatagagaacaatgcttccatccgcgggtgcagcctacgtattgcttaggtttcgctgctgtccgctggtggagaagagaagtctggggaaatccaggctttgttcatcttgatgagtgttagcctgtcggcactgtcggttgacaggcgggtacgcttatctgtgatgattcccccagccgcactaaaaaccctctctgacaagatgctagccgcaggacaagcaagcacctcaagggcatacagcgcgagttcaggccacgtgtccagcttcgacacccagtagttgtagggggcagaggcgtcacggaggacggtaatgcgatcggctacgtactccctcaccatccttttacagtgctcccgccgactcagccgtgactggggagcggtgacatagtcttgctggggagccataaagctgtaaagggccttaaagagtgttgccctgcctgtgctgtacatgctacctgatctccgcgcctcccatgctacctggccctcggaactgtgccttcggccactagcgctgtcgtatgggaatttcaccatcagtttgtccgccagggtcctgtggtatagcaacactctcgaacccctttcctcttcgggtatgagagtggaaaggttctccttataccgtgggtcaagcagtgtgtacacccagtaatccgtagtggccagaatgcgtgtaacgcgagggtcatgagaaaggcatcctaacatgaagtcagccatgtgtgccagggtacctgtacgcaacacatggctgtcctcactaggaagatcactttcaggatcctcctcctcctcctcaggccatacacgctgaaagcatgacaggcaagcagcatgtgtaccctcagcagtgggccaagctgtctcttccccctcctcctcatgctcctcctcctcctccgcctcaccgcgctgagatatagacaggagggtgctctgactatctagcgacatactgtcttcccccggctctgtttccgagcgcaaagcgtttgcctttatgctttgcagggaacttctcaagaggcatagcagaggaatggtgacgctaatgattgcagcatcaccgctcaccacctgggtaggctcctcaaactttccaaggacctggcagatgtctgccaaccaggcccactcttctgaaaataattgaggaggctgactcccactgcgccgcccatgttggagttggtattccactatagctctacgctgctcatagagcctggccaacatgtggagcgtagagttccactgtgtgggcacgtcgcacagcagtcggtgcactggcagattaaaccgatgttgcagggtgcgcagggtggcagcgtccgtgtgggacttgcggaaatgtgcgcagagccggcgcacctttccgagcaggtctaacaagcgtgggtagcttttcagaaagcgctgaaccaccaaattaaagacgtgggccaggcatggcacgtgtgtgaggctgccgagctgcagagccgccaccaggttacggccgtcgtcacacacgaccatgcccggttggaggctcagtggcgcaagccagcggtcagtctgctctgtcagaccctgcagcagttcgtgggccgtgtgcctcttatctcctaagctgagtagtttcagcacggcctgctgacgcttgcccaccgctgtgctgccacgccgcgcgacaccgactgctggcgacgtgctgctgctgacacatcttgattgcgagacagaggttgcgttggaggaggaggaggagggtgctttagtggaggaagcatacaccgccgcagataccaccaccgagctggggcccacaattctgggggtgggtaggacgtgagcggtcccaggctctgactctgtcccagcctccactaaattcacccaatgtgccatcagggagatatagtggccctgcccgcctgtgcttgtccacgtgtccgttgttaagtggaccttggcagtaaccgcgttggtgagggcgcgtacaatgttgcgggagacgtggtcgtgcagggctgggacggcacatcgggaaaaatagtggcgactgggaactgagtagcgcggggccgccgccgccatcatacttttgaaggactccgtttccacaaccctatacggcagcatctccaggctgataaatttggctacgtgcacgtttaacgcttgagcgtgcgggtgcgtggcggcgtacttgcgcttgcgctcaaacacttgcgctagcgacggctagacgctgcgctgacagacattgctggatggggccgaggacagcggaggtgagggtgtgggtgcaggccaggagacggtagtgcctgtgtcctcagagcggggttggatctcagtggcaggttggggcacagggggagaggcagcggtgcaaaccggaggcggtgaacggccttcgtcccaccttgtggggtgcttggccatcatatgtctgcgcatgctggtggtggtgaggctggtagtggtggctccccggctgatcttggcgcgacgaaggttgcacaccactgttcgtcggtcgtctgcactctcagtgaaaaactgccagaccttagagcacctcggcctctgcagggtggcatggcgcgagggggcgctttgggaaacagttggtggattattcggtctggccctgcctctacccctggacactgcactgcctcttgcaacctgccctgctgctgcccttgcctccccctctgaagacctgtcctgagtaggcgtagcaaaccaggtggggtcagtcacctcattgtcctgctgctctttctctgaatcctctgtgcgctcctccctcggacttactggccttactactacctcactgatagacaactgtgtctcatcgtcatcggcctcctcacccactgaaaggtcttgagacagttgccggaagtccccatcctcatcccccggaccccgggaactttgcaatggttgggcatcagtcacgataaactcctctggtgggagaggaaccactgctgcccaatctgagcaggggcccgagaacagttcctgggagtctgcccgctcctcagaatgtctcattttcatggagtgaggaggctgggaggaaggaggagcagcagccagaggattctgagttgcagcagtggacggcgcagaactgtgggtggacgatagattgctggaagcactttctgccatccacgacaggacctgctcacactgctcattttctaataaaggtctaccgcgtggacccattaattgtgcgatgaatgtggggacgccagaaacgtgcctctctcctaatcccgcagcagtcggctgcgatacacctggatcaggagctcggcctgtgcccacaccctgacttgggcctctgcgtcctcggccgcgtccacgtcctctaagcctacccctacccctcagcatgctgtattaccagtaatgcagaaacagtacgctgtaattaaatgtgccgcttattggcctgtggttggaggctgacttcgcttacggaacgccaggaaataatttggcgcaagcctgctgtaacacttagctggctgcgtctgattttgtagaactactacacccagcacagacagacccagaacactgagcacagtcacaggcaggccaaatagattttttgcccaatattttttagaaaaggcccactgcctatattcaatcaataatatgtcttctgtccctgcctccacacttctgtccctagggtatgtcacagaactgcagagtgttgcactgtcaactgcaacacagcggtgatttcagagcccagacagagccaggaaataatttggcgcaagcctgctgtaacacttagctggctgcgtatgattttgtacaactactacacccagcaaagacccagaacactgagcacagtcacaggcaggccaaatagattttttgactaatattttttagaaaaggcacactgcctatattcaatcaataatatgtcttctgtccctgcctccacacttctgtccctggagtatgtcacagaactgcagagtgttgcactgtcaactgcaacacagcggtgatttcagagcccagacagagccaggaaataatttggcgcaagcctgctgtaacacttagctggctgcgtatgattttgtagaactactacacccagcacacacagacccagaacactgagcacagtgacaggcaggccaaatatattttttgcccaaatttttttagcaaaggcccactgcctatattcaatcaataatattaatatgtcttctgtccctgcctaaccaccacttctgtccctggagtattactgcagggcgcaatgctctgcacggccgatatacaaaaaaaaaaaaaaaagtgcaacactgcaaaaagcagcctccacagtactgcacacggttagatgtggccctaagaaggaccgttggggttcttgaagcctaaaatactcctaacgctctccctgcctaagcacttctgtccctggagtattactgcagggcgcaatgctctgcacggccgatataccaaaaaaaaaaaaagtgcaacactgcaaaaagcagcctccacagtactgcacacggttagatgtggccctaagaaggaccgttggggttcttgaagcctaaaatactcctaacgctctccctgcctaagcacttctgtccctggagtattactgcagggcgcaatgctctgcacggccgatataccaaaaaaaaaaaagtgcaacactgcaaaaagcagcctccacactactgcacacggttagatgtggccctaagaaggaccgttggggttcttgaagcctacaataactcctaacactctccctatagcagctccaacacgatagcactttccctcagctatgttagaacgcatctgaggcgagccgcgggaggggccgatttttatcctcgggtgacacctgatctcgccagccactcactgcaggggggtggtatagggcttgaacgtcgcagggggaagttgtaatgccttgcctgtctttcaattggccagaaaagcgcgctaacgtctcagagatgaaagtgaaagtaacccgaacatcgcgtgatactcgttacgagtaacgagcatctcgaacacgctaatactcgaacgagtatcaagctcggacgagtacgttcgctcatctctatacaggatgtatatccccctgtatatagtggtatgtcccatgatggtgtaacctgtgtatctcctgtatataatcatatatatacagctggtataacttataccagccatacatatataattacaattccttctctactcacctctgcagcagtctctgggcagcctgtaatggaaagtccccgtcctttgatcacatgaccagagcctggtcatgtgatctgcagccacaggtcctaccTCAGGTTCTGTGCATCCAGCgttccggaggtgagtagagccgcactagcccctccccctggtaatcgctggccggcagagactgcaGCCTATCAGTTGGAAGGccgcgcgccgtgggagtctgcagcctgtaatagGCTGCCAACTCCAGTTggaacagccctcccctctgctcttgccgacctgcctcacgtctctctcctctccctcctcagccatcatgcggccgatagcgccggtcccctgggccccctcagctgaagggccgggtcgccgttgcgacccctgcttcccctcaccGTACGCCAGTACTGACAGGACCtgagtttatatgtgctgcagactaaaggataTTGGCtgataccacacccagccagctcaattaaccccaacctgtgaaGGCGTGCTCTTGGAACccagtagtacaacagatcccagcagcacaccctgacagttattattaaaaaatctctcTATATATCGGGTTACTTATCTATCTTGTTTTCCAATTCTTTCCAAAGTTGGGAACATCCGATTCTGTGATTAGTGACCATGGGAATGGAAAATGCTTTTACATCCACACCTGGTCAAGCGATTTATCCGTATAATACAAATTATTTGTAAGTCTCTTTATAATCATCATTCGGAGAAATTAAAAGCAGGTCATAGTCTATTGACCTTCATTGGCGCCCATAGCCCTGTCATCTCATGGTATGAGCCAAAGATCAGATATCTAAACTTTTTAAACAACGAAATTTGTCGCCTACATAACTTTTTATCTCTATACATCTGGTGCCATAGCGACCCCTTTTATTTTCCTATTTCTTCTATACCTAGGAACCTCTCAACAAATGATGCTTGCACAATGCTTCCCGGCCAAGAGATTTATCCTTTAGATACTAATTTTCTTAAAAGTCCCTTCACCAACTTAAGCTCTTATTTGTGGATTGTTTGATCAGCTTATCTGCTAAGTTCATGAACCATTATTAAATTAAGTTTATTGACTCGTATGAACTTTTATAAAGGTATAAGTCAAATTCTATTACCTTTCTTGGCTTCCCAGCTTGTTTGACTTAATTCTATAAAGAAACGGAGCATTGTTGTTTCCCTTCTACACACGTAAAAAATGTATGTCAAATGTAAGCATAGGTACTTTCCAATGTTAAGGATTATATCATCACTTGCAATTTGATGCAATATAATTCATATAGATAGGGTGTTTACAAAgggtcaagattagagatgagcgagcacactcggtttaggcagttactcgagcgaacatcactcttctcaagtaactgcatactggtccgagcagattcaggtgggagcgggggggggggggggggggggagcgagagagatctctctcgctcccccccaaatctgctcagaccagtatgcagttactcgggaagagtgatgctcactcgagtaactgccttaaccgagcgtgctcgctcatttctggTCAAGATTAGTTAAAGTTATTTTAAATCTATTTTAGAGAGATTTCCTGTTTTTTAATAGGTATTTTAACTTTGTTTTTCTTTATATACTGTAGATAAGGTTGTTTTTAAATGTTGTTTACCCTATATAGAAGGGTTTTGCCTTCTAATTGTCAATCACAATCCCTGTTCACATCCTGTAATTACTATGTGGTTTATTAATTTACTATATTTCTTATACCTAACGAAGACCTCTTTCCACGGCTGAAGCACAGTTTTCCCAATCAAGTTCCAGAGCGCTTCTGTTACCCATCCATAGTTGTCATTACATTAACGACTGAATTGTCCTCTAAGAATATGAATCTTGTAGTTTTGAGAAATatgatttttaattattttaacatttataatcaTAAATAGTTTTGTAAACATATCCTGATATGTAGTTATTGCTGCATCCCTTACGTGTACCATTTAGAAAGACTTGGAATAGTTCTGTATGAAGGGGCCTTATGTAATGCTACACAGGCTTTGCAGTATTGAGTTGTCCAATCCAGGTCCCCAACCGGCTCTAGTCTTGACCTCCACCTGAAATACTGTTCATATTTATGGGGATCTTTGTCCAGTTCCAGCAGATAGTTAGCGAGGTCTTTTTCACTAGGAAAATCATCAACATGTATAAAAGAATCTGGAGGAATATATCTTTGGTATGTTTCTCTAGGTGGGCCTAGAACTACTGGAACAGTTCCAGATCTTAGGGCATTGTTCCATAGTTTTTCAGTGATATAGTCTGTATGTATGGAGTTCTCAAATGATAAGTAGAATTTATAGGTTGATAAGACTGCATTTAAATCGCTCTTGGCTAAATTGTTGTATTGTCGACCATAAACATCTATCTTTATGTGATCCTTCAGTCTATCATAATACTTGACTCGTTGGGAACTTGGATTCCAGTTGCTTATGACCCATGCTAATAATTTAGACTTTTCTGGGATGGTGAAGTTTTGAGATGCACTCTTCTTCTGTAGCCAACCATAAGGAGTGTAGATATCAGAGTCACTTCTGTAGGTCATGGTTAGGTTGATGAGATTGTCCATAAAGTCCAAGTTTGGAGAATGGCTTGGAGATTCCATGTTAAACCATACCCAGTACTGTCCATCTGGTCTGGATATCTGTGGCATTTGACTTTTGGAGTAGCAGACATCTCTGTGGTGGAAAATGACAGCATTTGCTCTTGCGTACCAGCTGTGGTTGGCGGTAAAAAAGCACCGAGGATCATTGAAGGGTTTTGGACATTGATTTAAGGGAAAGTGATCTCCAAATGGCCATGTCCATAGCAACACAATCAAATCTGCTTCTACTTTAGTTGGAAGGAGCAGACTTTGACATTGGGGTTCTATGAAATGTTTGTTAGAGTTACTATAGATATAAAATAGGAGAGTGAATAAAGCTA
The Eleutherodactylus coqui strain aEleCoq1 chromosome 11, aEleCoq1.hap1, whole genome shotgun sequence genome window above contains:
- the LOC136582887 gene encoding 4-galactosyl-N-acetylglucosaminide 3-alpha-L-fucosyltransferase FUT5-like, which produces MTSSHKFFAAFPILALFTLLFYIYSNSNKHFIEPQCQSLLLPTKVEADLIVLLWTWPFGDHFPLNQCPKPFNDPRCFFTANHSWYARANAVIFHHRDVCYSKSQMPQISRPDGQYWVWFNMESPSHSPNLDFMDNLINLTMTYRSDSDIYTPYGWLQKKSASQNFTIPEKSKLLAWVISNWNPSSQRVKYYDRLKDHIKIDVYGRQYNNLAKSDLNAVLSTYKFYLSFENSIHTDYITEKLWNNALRSGTVPVVLGPPRETYQRYIPPDSFIHVDDFPSEKDLANYLLELDKDPHKYEQYFRWRSRLEPVGDLDWTTQYCKACVALHKAPSYRTIPSLSKWYT